One Pseudomonas entomophila genomic window carries:
- a CDS encoding ABC transporter permease, translating into MNVELRTNWVALNTIVYREVRRFLRIWPQTLLPPAITMVLYFVIFGNLIGRQIGDMGGFTYMEYIVPGLIMMSVITNSYGNVVSSFFGSKFQRSIEELMVSPVSPHTILVGYVLGGVLRGLAVGVIVTILSLFFTHLQVHHLGVTIVVVLLTATIFSLLGFVNAVFARNFDDISIIPTFVLTPLTYLGGVFYSINLLPPFWQTVSLANPVLHMVNSFRYGILGVSDISIGTAISFMLVATALLYVLCVRLLVSGRGMRA; encoded by the coding sequence ATGAATGTGGAGCTGCGCACCAACTGGGTCGCCCTGAACACCATCGTCTACCGCGAAGTGCGGCGCTTCTTGCGTATCTGGCCGCAGACCCTGCTGCCCCCGGCGATCACCATGGTCCTGTACTTCGTGATCTTCGGTAACCTGATCGGGCGGCAGATCGGCGACATGGGTGGCTTCACCTACATGGAGTACATCGTGCCGGGGCTGATCATGATGTCGGTGATCACCAACTCCTACGGCAACGTGGTGTCGAGTTTCTTCGGTAGCAAGTTCCAGCGCTCCATCGAGGAACTGATGGTCTCGCCGGTGTCGCCGCACACCATCCTGGTCGGCTATGTGCTGGGTGGTGTGTTGCGCGGGCTGGCGGTGGGGGTGATCGTGACCATCCTGTCGCTGTTCTTCACCCACCTGCAGGTGCATCACCTGGGCGTGACCATCGTCGTGGTACTGCTGACCGCGACCATTTTCTCGCTGCTGGGCTTCGTCAACGCGGTGTTCGCGCGCAACTTCGACGATATCTCGATCATCCCGACCTTCGTGCTGACACCGCTGACCTACCTCGGTGGGGTGTTCTACTCGATCAACCTGCTGCCGCCGTTCTGGCAGACCGTATCGCTGGCCAACCCGGTGCTGCACATGGTCAACTCGTTCCGCTACGGCATCCTAGGGGTGTCGGATATCAGCATTGGTACGGCGATCAGCTTCATGCTGGTGGCCACCGCGCTGCTGTATGTGCTGTGTGTCCGCCTGCTGGTCAGCGGTCGCGGCATGCGGGCGTGA
- a CDS encoding DUF2062 domain-containing protein — protein MPRRLFKRYMPDPTSIREHKSLRFFGKLLHDPNLWHLNRHSVARAMGVGLFAALIPIPMQMLLAAALAIPVRGNLPIAVSLVWLTNPLTMPPVFFVTYMTGAWLMQVPPRTLPEEITVGWVTDQLATIWQPFLLGSVVCGVVLGVLAYFTTMGYWRWWVGRQWRRRQCRCSSAQGSRPHAATADQQADTQHIQQRGGHQHEADRRTNADIRHP, from the coding sequence ATGCCGCGCCGTCTGTTCAAACGCTACATGCCGGACCCGACCAGTATCCGGGAACACAAGTCGTTACGCTTCTTCGGCAAACTGCTGCACGACCCCAACCTCTGGCACCTGAACCGCCACTCGGTGGCGCGGGCCATGGGCGTCGGTTTGTTCGCCGCGCTGATTCCCATCCCCATGCAGATGCTGCTGGCCGCCGCCCTGGCGATTCCGGTGCGTGGCAACCTGCCCATCGCGGTCAGCCTGGTGTGGCTGACCAACCCGCTGACCATGCCCCCGGTATTCTTCGTCACCTACATGACCGGTGCCTGGCTGATGCAGGTACCACCACGCACCTTGCCCGAGGAAATCACCGTCGGCTGGGTGACCGACCAGTTGGCGACGATCTGGCAACCGTTCCTGCTGGGCTCGGTGGTATGCGGGGTGGTGCTCGGCGTGCTCGCCTACTTCACCACCATGGGCTATTGGCGCTGGTGGGTGGGCCGGCAGTGGCGCCGGCGCCAGTGTCGCTGTTCATCTGCGCAAGGTTCACGCCCGCATGCCGCGACCGCTGACCAGCAGGCGGACACACAGCACATACAGCAGCGCGGTGGCCACCAGCATGAAGCTGATCGCCGTACCAATGCTGATATCCGACACCCCTAG
- a CDS encoding DNA internalization-related competence protein ComEC/Rec2 encodes MRTGMLALVLGLLCLRFLPALPSVGWLLVLLIFALVCLPTRLWWLGCFVLGACYSCWSAQRALDDRLPVELDGRTLWLEGKVVGLPARGQRSVRFELEQPRSRRAQLPQRVQLNWFEGPQLRAGERWRLAVNLRQPSGLLNPHGPDREAMLLARRVGATGTVKAGERLGAAVVDWRDGLRQRLLAVEAHGREAALAALVLGDGAGLARQDWQVLQATGTVHLLVISGQHIGLLAGLVYGLVAGLARLGWWPHRWPWLPWACGLAMAAALAYGWLAGFGVPVQRACLMLAVMLLWRLRFRHLGATTPLLLALLGVLLVEPLASLLPGFWLSFAAVAVLVLCFSARLGAWRPWQAWTRAQWVIAVGLLPVLLALGLPVSLTAPLANLLAVPWISLGVLPLALLGTVLLPVPGVGEGGLWLAGLSLDGLFASLALVADQQPAWMPEPAPVWAWLLVCLGAVLVLLPRGVPLRMPGAVMLLAIWSPREQVPHGQVDVWQLDVGQGLAVLLRTRHHSLLYDAGPAQGDSDLGESVVLPTLRKLGVKNLDVMLISHGHADHAGGAAAVRRGLPVSRVLAGEVAGLDQAQLCGSGERWIWDGVAFSLWHWPQGRSSNERSCVLQVEANGERLLLAGDMESGAERAWLAAHEEHRIDWLQAPHHGSRTSSTEPFVKATAPRGVMISRGRHNGFGHPHAQVIERYHRHGVMVHDTAVEGALRLRLGSYFGVEGVRAQRRFWRD; translated from the coding sequence ATGCGCACAGGGATGCTTGCGCTGGTGCTCGGGCTGTTGTGCCTGCGCTTTTTGCCTGCTCTGCCATCGGTCGGATGGCTGCTGGTCCTGTTGATATTTGCCTTGGTCTGCTTGCCCACGCGCCTGTGGTGGCTGGGGTGTTTCGTGCTGGGCGCGTGTTATTCGTGCTGGTCGGCGCAGCGGGCGCTGGACGATCGCTTGCCCGTCGAGCTGGATGGCCGGACGTTGTGGCTGGAGGGGAAGGTGGTGGGTTTGCCCGCCCGTGGCCAACGCAGCGTGCGTTTCGAGCTGGAGCAGCCAAGATCCCGCCGGGCGCAGTTACCGCAACGTGTGCAGTTGAACTGGTTCGAAGGGCCGCAGCTGCGGGCGGGCGAGCGTTGGCGGCTGGCAGTCAATCTGCGCCAGCCCAGTGGGTTGCTCAACCCCCATGGGCCGGATCGCGAGGCCATGCTTCTGGCGCGGCGGGTTGGTGCAACGGGCACCGTCAAGGCGGGCGAGCGGCTTGGCGCGGCGGTGGTCGACTGGCGCGATGGCCTGCGTCAACGCTTGCTGGCGGTGGAGGCGCACGGGCGCGAGGCGGCTCTTGCAGCCTTGGTGCTGGGCGATGGCGCGGGGCTGGCCCGGCAGGACTGGCAGGTTTTGCAGGCCACCGGCACGGTGCACCTGCTGGTGATTTCAGGGCAGCACATCGGGTTGCTGGCTGGGCTGGTGTATGGCCTGGTGGCGGGGCTGGCACGGCTGGGCTGGTGGCCACACCGGTGGCCATGGTTGCCGTGGGCTTGCGGGCTGGCCATGGCGGCGGCGTTGGCCTATGGCTGGCTGGCGGGGTTTGGCGTGCCGGTTCAGCGAGCCTGCCTGATGCTCGCCGTGATGCTGCTCTGGCGCCTGCGCTTCCGCCATCTGGGCGCCACCACGCCGCTGTTGCTGGCGCTGCTCGGCGTGCTGCTGGTCGAACCGCTGGCCAGCCTATTGCCGGGTTTCTGGCTGTCGTTCGCCGCCGTCGCCGTGCTGGTGCTGTGTTTTTCCGCCCGGCTGGGCGCATGGCGCCCCTGGCAAGCCTGGACCCGTGCCCAGTGGGTGATTGCCGTCGGCCTGTTGCCGGTGCTGCTGGCGCTGGGGTTGCCGGTCAGCCTGACGGCGCCGCTGGCCAATTTGCTGGCGGTGCCGTGGATCAGCCTGGGGGTGCTGCCGCTGGCACTGCTGGGGACAGTGCTGTTGCCGGTTCCGGGCGTGGGGGAGGGGGGGTTGTGGTTGGCGGGGCTGTCGCTGGACGGTCTGTTTGCATCGTTGGCGCTCGTCGCAGATCAGCAGCCAGCCTGGATGCCTGAGCCCGCGCCTGTGTGGGCCTGGCTGCTGGTGTGCCTGGGGGCGGTTCTCGTGCTTTTGCCTCGCGGCGTGCCACTGCGCATGCCGGGCGCGGTCATGTTGCTGGCGATCTGGTCGCCGCGAGAGCAGGTGCCCCACGGGCAGGTGGACGTCTGGCAACTGGACGTCGGCCAGGGCCTGGCGGTGTTGCTGCGCACCCGCCATCACAGTTTGCTGTATGACGCGGGGCCCGCGCAGGGCGACAGCGATCTGGGCGAAAGCGTGGTGCTGCCTACCTTGCGCAAACTTGGGGTGAAAAACCTCGATGTGATGCTGATCAGCCATGGTCATGCCGACCATGCCGGTGGCGCGGCGGCCGTTCGTCGCGGGTTGCCGGTGAGCCGGGTGCTGGCGGGAGAGGTCGCCGGGCTGGATCAGGCGCAGCTCTGTGGCAGTGGTGAGCGCTGGATCTGGGATGGCGTGGCATTTTCGCTCTGGCACTGGCCGCAAGGCCGGTCCAGCAACGAGCGCTCCTGTGTGTTGCAGGTGGAGGCCAATGGCGAGCGGTTGCTGCTGGCCGGCGATATGGAAAGTGGCGCGGAGCGGGCCTGGCTGGCAGCTCACGAAGAGCATCGGATCGACTGGCTGCAGGCGCCGCACCATGGCAGCCGCACGTCGTCCACCGAGCCGTTCGTCAAGGCCACCGCGCCGCGCGGGGTGATGATTTCCCGTGGGCGGCACAATGGCTTCGGGCATCCTCATGCGCAGGTGATCGAGCGGTATCATCGGCATGGGGTGATGGTGCATGACACGGCGGTCGAGGGGGCGTTGCGGTTGCGACTGGGCAGCTATTTTGGGGTGGAGGGGGTGCGGGCGCAACGGCGGTTTTGGCGGGATTAG
- a CDS encoding MotA/TolQ/ExbB proton channel family protein, whose translation MWELVKSGGWMMLPIILSSIAAMAIVVERLWTLRASRVTPPHLLGQVWMWIKDKQLTSDKLKALRADSPLGEILAAGLANSRHGREIMKECIEEAASRVIHELERYISTLGTIAAMAPLLGLLGTVLGMIDIFSAFMGSQMTANAAVLAGGISKALVTTAAGLMVGIPAVFFHRFLLRRIDELVVGMEQEAIKLVEVLQGDREVEVAGGKA comes from the coding sequence GTGTGGGAATTGGTCAAGTCCGGTGGTTGGATGATGCTGCCGATCATCCTGAGTTCCATCGCCGCCATGGCGATCGTCGTCGAGCGCCTGTGGACCTTGCGCGCCAGCCGTGTCACCCCGCCGCACCTGCTGGGCCAGGTGTGGATGTGGATCAAGGACAAGCAACTCACCAGTGACAAGCTCAAGGCCCTGCGTGCCGACTCGCCGCTGGGCGAAATCCTGGCCGCCGGCCTGGCCAATTCGCGCCACGGCCGCGAGATCATGAAAGAGTGCATCGAGGAGGCCGCCTCGCGGGTCATCCACGAGCTGGAGCGCTACATCAGCACCCTTGGCACCATCGCCGCCATGGCCCCGCTGCTCGGCCTGCTGGGTACCGTGCTGGGCATGATCGACATCTTCAGCGCCTTCATGGGCTCGCAGATGACCGCCAACGCCGCAGTGCTGGCCGGCGGTATCTCCAAGGCCCTGGTCACCACCGCGGCGGGCCTGATGGTCGGTATCCCGGCGGTGTTCTTCCACCGCTTCCTGCTGCGCCGCATCGATGAGCTGGTGGTGGGAATGGAGCAGGAAGCGATCAAGCTGGTCGAGGTGCTGCAGGGCGACCGCGAAGTGGAAGTGGCCGGAGGCAAGGCGTGA
- a CDS encoding ExbD/TolR family protein, with amino-acid sequence MKFRRNRQRENVDINLASLIDVVFVLLLFFVVTTTFTRETQLRVELPEAASAEQAPADQGKLVEISISADGVYSVNNHLLPKSDLDTLTEAIEKESGGDITLPLAISADGKTPHQAVITAMDAAGKLGFSKLRMTTVEAAQGKP; translated from the coding sequence GTGAAGTTCCGGCGCAATCGCCAGCGCGAGAACGTCGACATCAACCTGGCGTCGTTGATCGATGTGGTGTTCGTGTTGCTGCTGTTCTTCGTGGTCACCACCACCTTCACCCGCGAGACGCAATTGCGTGTCGAGCTGCCCGAGGCGGCCAGCGCCGAGCAGGCGCCGGCGGACCAGGGCAAGCTGGTGGAAATCTCCATCAGCGCCGACGGTGTGTACTCGGTGAACAACCACCTGCTACCGAAAAGCGACCTGGACACCCTGACCGAAGCCATCGAGAAGGAGTCCGGCGGTGACATCACGCTGCCGCTGGCCATCAGCGCCGACGGCAAGACCCCGCACCAGGCTGTGATCACCGCAATGGACGCGGCCGGCAAGCTCGGCTTCAGCAAGTTGCGCATGACCACCGTCGAGGCCGCGCAGGGCAAGCCCTGA
- the lpxK gene encoding tetraacyldisaccharide 4'-kinase: MAFADRLLAAWYTGHPALALLRPLEALYRRVVTRKRARFLSGESASYRAPVPVIVVGNITVGGTGKTPMILWLIEHCRRQGLKVGVVSRGYGAKPPRYPWRVQADQPAERAGDEPLLIVQRTGVPLVIDPDRSRAVQALLASDALDLILCDDGMQHYRLARDLELVLIDAARGLGNRRCLPAGPLREPAERLDEADAVLFNGAEADRDDGFSFRLQPCALINLRSGERRELDLFPAGQALHAVAGIGNPQRFFNTLQGLNWQPVPHPFADHAPYSREVLSFSPPLPLVMTEKDAVKCRPFAADDWWYLAVDAVPSQAFGRWFDGQLERLLPGRLRP, translated from the coding sequence ATGGCCTTCGCCGACCGCCTGCTGGCCGCCTGGTACACCGGGCACCCCGCGCTCGCCCTGTTGCGCCCGCTGGAGGCGCTGTACCGCCGCGTGGTGACGCGCAAGCGCGCGCGCTTCCTCAGTGGCGAAAGCGCCAGCTATCGTGCGCCGGTACCGGTAATCGTTGTCGGCAACATCACTGTTGGTGGCACCGGCAAGACCCCGATGATCCTCTGGCTGATCGAGCACTGTCGCCGACAGGGGCTCAAGGTCGGCGTGGTCAGCCGTGGCTATGGGGCCAAGCCGCCGCGATACCCTTGGCGTGTCCAGGCCGACCAACCTGCCGAACGGGCCGGTGACGAGCCCTTGCTGATCGTCCAGCGCACTGGCGTGCCGCTGGTGATCGACCCTGATCGTTCCCGCGCCGTGCAGGCCTTGCTGGCCAGCGATGCCCTTGACCTGATCCTGTGCGATGACGGCATGCAGCACTATCGTCTGGCCCGTGATCTGGAGCTGGTGCTGATCGATGCCGCCCGTGGCCTGGGCAACCGTCGCTGCCTGCCGGCCGGCCCGCTGCGTGAGCCCGCCGAGCGGCTGGATGAGGCCGATGCGGTGCTGTTCAACGGTGCGGAGGCTGATCGTGACGATGGTTTCTCGTTCCGCCTGCAGCCCTGCGCGCTGATCAACCTGCGCAGCGGTGAGCGCCGCGAGCTCGACCTGTTTCCCGCTGGCCAGGCGCTTCACGCCGTGGCCGGCATCGGTAATCCGCAACGTTTCTTCAACACCCTGCAGGGGCTAAACTGGCAGCCGGTGCCGCATCCCTTCGCCGACCATGCGCCCTACAGTCGCGAGGTGCTGTCGTTCAGCCCGCCGCTGCCGCTGGTGATGACCGAGAAGGACGCGGTGAAATGCCGGCCTTTCGCCGCCGACGACTGGTGGTACCTGGCGGTCGACGCGGTGCCTTCGCAGGCGTTCGGCCGCTGGTTCGACGGCCAGCTCGAGCGCCTGTTGCCTGGCCGCCTCCGGCCCTGA
- a CDS encoding Trm112 family protein codes for MDTKLLDILACPITKGPLKLSADKTELISKGAGLAYPIRDGIPVMLESEARTLTDEERLDK; via the coding sequence ATGGACACCAAACTGCTCGACATCCTGGCCTGCCCGATCACCAAGGGCCCGCTCAAGCTCAGCGCCGACAAGACCGAGCTGATCAGCAAGGGCGCGGGCCTGGCCTACCCGATCCGCGACGGCATCCCGGTGATGCTGGAAAGCGAGGCGCGTACCCTGACTGACGAAGAGCGCCTGGACAAATGA
- the kdsB gene encoding 3-deoxy-manno-octulosonate cytidylyltransferase, with amino-acid sequence MSLDFTVVIPARLRSTRLPGKPLLPIAGKPMVQHVWEQARKSGASRVVIATDDTSIVEACQAFGAEVLLTRADHESGTDRLAEVAAQLGLAPDAIVVNVQGDEPLIPPVIIDQVAANLAHHPEAGIATLAEPIHEPETIFNPNAVKVVSDKHGLALTFSRAPLPWARDAFAKDRSQLPAGVPYRRHIGMYAYRVGFLQDFVAWGPCWLEQAESLEQLRALWHGVRIHVADAIEAPAVGVDTPEDLERVRRLLEA; translated from the coding sequence ATGAGCCTGGACTTCACCGTGGTGATTCCGGCCCGGCTGCGCTCCACGCGCCTGCCGGGCAAGCCGTTGCTGCCGATCGCCGGCAAGCCGATGGTTCAGCATGTATGGGAGCAGGCGCGTAAAAGTGGCGCCAGCCGCGTGGTCATCGCCACGGACGACACCAGCATCGTCGAGGCCTGCCAGGCGTTTGGTGCTGAAGTGTTGCTGACCCGCGCCGACCACGAGTCGGGCACTGATCGCCTGGCCGAGGTCGCCGCCCAGCTGGGGCTGGCGCCCGACGCCATCGTGGTCAACGTGCAGGGTGACGAGCCGCTGATTCCACCGGTGATCATCGATCAGGTGGCCGCCAACCTGGCGCACCATCCGGAAGCCGGCATTGCCACCCTGGCCGAGCCGATCCACGAGCCGGAAACCATTTTCAACCCCAACGCGGTGAAAGTGGTCAGCGACAAGCATGGCCTGGCACTGACTTTCAGTCGCGCACCGCTGCCCTGGGCCCGGGACGCCTTCGCCAAGGACCGCAGCCAGCTGCCTGCCGGCGTGCCGTACCGTCGCCATATCGGCATGTATGCCTACCGCGTGGGCTTCCTCCAGGACTTCGTGGCCTGGGGCCCGTGCTGGCTGGAGCAAGCCGAGTCGCTGGAGCAATTGCGGGCCCTGTGGCACGGCGTGCGCATCCATGTCGCCGATGCCATCGAGGCGCCGGCCGTAGGCGTTGATACCCCCGAAGACCTGGAGCGCGTACGGCGCTTGCTGGAGGCTTGA
- a CDS encoding low molecular weight protein-tyrosine-phosphatase, with protein sequence MRVLFVCLGNICRSPTAEGVLRHQLEAAGLADVVQVASAGTGDWHVGKAPDSRTCKAALARGYDLSRQRAQQVKAEHFAEYDLVLAMDKSNLRNLQALRPHNTKGELDLFLRRYGAALDEVPDPYYGGAEGFEQVLDLIEAACRELVVEIKGRL encoded by the coding sequence ATGCGCGTCCTGTTCGTCTGTCTCGGCAATATCTGCCGTTCGCCCACCGCCGAGGGTGTGCTGCGCCATCAACTGGAAGCTGCGGGGCTGGCTGATGTCGTCCAGGTGGCGTCCGCCGGCACTGGCGACTGGCACGTGGGCAAGGCCCCCGACAGCCGTACTTGCAAGGCCGCCCTGGCGCGTGGCTACGACCTGTCGCGCCAGCGTGCCCAGCAGGTCAAGGCCGAGCACTTTGCTGAATACGACCTGGTCCTGGCCATGGACAAGAGCAACCTGCGCAACCTGCAGGCATTGCGCCCGCACAACACCAAGGGCGAACTCGACCTGTTCCTGCGCCGCTATGGCGCGGCCCTGGACGAAGTACCGGACCCTTACTACGGCGGTGCGGAAGGTTTCGAGCAGGTGCTCGATCTGATCGAGGCGGCTTGTCGCGAGCTGGTCGTGGAAATCAAGGGGCGGTTATGA
- the murB gene encoding UDP-N-acetylmuramate dehydrogenase — protein sequence MTVHWQEQVSLKPYNTFGIDVRARYFTQAHDDGDVRQALAQAVEQRVPVLVIGGGSNLLLTRDIDALVLHMASRGRRLLDDDGERVVVEAEAGEPWHPFVQWSLEQGLCGLENLSLIPGTVGAAPMQNVGAYGVEIKDVFAGLTALDRETGELRDFSLQECAFGYRDSVFKRNPGRWLILRVRFALSRTLQAHLDYGPVRQRLAEQGVEQPTAQAISDAICGIRREKLPDPAELGNAGSFFKNPVVPAALVERIRAGHPDVVAYPQADGQVKLAAGWLIEQAGWKGYREGDAGVHRLQSLVLVNYGQASGAQMHALAQKIQADILERFGVALEMEPNLY from the coding sequence ATGACAGTGCACTGGCAAGAGCAGGTTTCGCTCAAGCCCTACAACACTTTCGGTATCGATGTGCGAGCGCGTTACTTCACCCAGGCGCACGACGATGGCGACGTTCGCCAGGCATTGGCCCAGGCAGTTGAGCAACGGGTGCCTGTGCTGGTGATCGGCGGCGGCAGCAACCTGCTGCTGACCCGTGACATCGATGCCCTGGTACTGCACATGGCCAGCCGTGGCCGGCGCCTGCTCGACGATGATGGCGAGCGGGTGGTGGTGGAGGCCGAGGCCGGCGAGCCCTGGCATCCGTTCGTGCAATGGAGCCTGGAGCAAGGCTTGTGCGGCCTTGAGAACCTCAGCCTGATTCCTGGCACAGTCGGCGCCGCGCCGATGCAGAACGTCGGGGCCTATGGCGTGGAGATCAAGGACGTGTTCGCCGGGCTGACCGCTCTGGATCGCGAGACGGGCGAATTGCGCGATTTCTCTTTGCAGGAGTGCGCATTCGGCTACCGCGACAGCGTGTTCAAGCGTAACCCGGGGCGTTGGCTGATCTTGCGTGTGCGCTTTGCCTTGAGTCGTACGTTGCAGGCCCATCTGGACTATGGTCCGGTGCGTCAGCGCCTGGCGGAGCAGGGCGTTGAACAGCCGACCGCCCAGGCGATCAGCGACGCTATTTGCGGTATTCGTCGGGAGAAGCTCCCGGATCCGGCCGAGCTGGGCAACGCCGGTAGCTTCTTCAAGAACCCCGTGGTGCCAGCGGCATTGGTCGAGCGTATCCGCGCCGGGCATCCTGACGTGGTGGCTTATCCACAGGCCGATGGCCAGGTGAAGCTGGCGGCGGGTTGGTTGATCGAGCAGGCGGGGTGGAAAGGTTATCGCGAGGGCGATGCAGGTGTGCACCGGCTGCAATCGCTGGTGCTGGTGAATTACGGTCAGGCGAGCGGGGCGCAGATGCACGCGCTGGCGCAGAAGATCCAGGCGGATATCCTTGAACGGTTCGGGGTGGCGCTGGAGATGGAGCCGAACCTGTACTGA